The Pyricularia oryzae 70-15 chromosome 5, whole genome shotgun sequence genome includes a region encoding these proteins:
- a CDS encoding endoglucanase VIII codes for MIAQSLLLLGLSALCQAKVQFLGVGIAGGDFGCQIDGTCPLGSTQLPLGGNGGGGDGPGQMNHWVKDRGLNMFRLPISWQSLTNNQPGGQLDARNFGRYDQLVQTCLKTGAYCMIDIHNFARWDGKIIGQGGPTDEQFAGLWTQLATKYAANEKVVFELMNEPHDLDMAFWAQTCQKVVTAIRNAGATKQMILLPSSNFNSAATIVSSGDADLLMAIKNPDGTTDGLLLDIHKYLDVDNSGTHRECTTDNTAAFQTVADYLRGIGRQGLVSETGASMDGSCMTAFCAQNALINANSDVFVGLVGWAAGSFATSYILSLTPTKNGNTFTDNALMNQCLIDTWLNSKDVTPQPQPQPQPQQPQPSPPAQQPQQPQQPQQPQQPQPNPPVQSASASRSLNVTTTPAGPGKVQQPTAAPNGTRPVIRPPPPVSESPSQILPTGIYNPNKQKPSDSPTTLLVAQGTPTMPGVPPFAVPTTAGARPSSSGPDNFPGPSTPLPTAGAGATMPSAWGLAAALLAGVYFVL; via the exons ATGATCGCACAATcccttctccttcttggtCTTTCGGCCCTCTGCCAGGCCAAAGTCCAGTTTCTG GGTGTTGGTATCGCGGGTGGTGACTTTGGCTGCCAAATCGATGGCACCTGTCCCCTTGGTTCTACCCAGCTTCCCCTGGGGGgaaatggaggaggcggCGATGGGCCCGGTCAGATGAACCACTGGGTAAAGGACCGTGGGTTGAATATGTTCCGGCTGCCAATCTCGTGGCAAAGCCTGACGAACAACCAGCCCGGTGGACAGCTGGACGCGAGGAACTTTGGACGCTATGATCAGTTGGTGCAGACCTGCCTCAAGACGGGCGCGTATTGTATGATCGACATCCACAACTTTGCGAGGTGGGACGGCAAGATCATTGGGCAGGGCGGCCCCACAGACGAGCAGTTCGCCGGCCTGTGGACGCAGCTGGCCACCAAGTACGCGGCCAACGAAAAGGTCGTCTTTGAGCTCATGAACGAGCCGCACGACCTCGACATGGCGTTCTGGGCACAGACCTGCCAAAAGGTCGTCACCGCCATCCGCAATGCCGGCGCCACCAAGCAGATGATCCTCCTGCCGAGCAGCAACTTCAACAGCGCTGCGACCATCGTCTCCAGCGGCGATGCCGACCTGCTCATGGCCATCAAGAACCCCGACGGCACTACCGACGGGCTCCTGCTCGACATCCACAAGTACCTGGACGTCGACAACTCGGGCACCCACCGCGAGTGCACCACCGACAACACCGCCGCCTTTCAGACCGTTGCCGACTACCTCAGGGGGATCGGACGCCAGGGTCTCGTCTCGGAGACGGGAGCGTCCATGGACGGCAGCTGCATGACTGCCTTTTGCGCACAAAACGCGCTGATAAATGCCAACTCGGACGTCTTTGTCGGCTTGGTCGGCTGGGCGGCGGGCAGCTTTGCGACGTCTTACATTCTCAGTCTGACGCCTACCAAGAACGGAAACACCTTTACCGACAACGCCCTCATGAACCAGTGCTTGATAGACACTTGGCTCAACTCCAAGGATGTTACTCCTCAGCCCCAGCCGCAACCGCAGCCCCAGCAGCCCCAGCCGAGCCCACCTGCGCAGCAACCCCAACAACCCCAACAACCTCAGCAGCCCCAGCAGCCCCAGCCAAACCCCCCTGTGCAGTCTGCCTCGGCATCCCGCAGCCTCAACGTGACCACGACGCCGGCTGGCCCCGGCAAGGTGCAGCAGCCGACCGCCGCCCCGAACGGCACGCGCCCCGTCATCCGTCCACCTCCCCCCGTCTCCGAATCTCCCTCCCAGATCCTGCCCACGGGCATCTACAACCCAAACAAGCAAAAGCCTTCCGACTCGCCCACGACCCTGCTCGTCGCCCAGGGCACGCCGACCATGCCTGGCGTTCCGCCATTTGCCGTCCCGACCACCGCTGGTGCTCGCCCGTCGTCGAGCGGTCCCGACAACTTCCCAGGACCGTCGACCCCTCTCCCCACTGCCGGGGCTGGCGCGACGATGCCGTCTGCTTGGGGTCTCGCCGCGGCGCTGCTTGCGGGTGTTTACTTTGTGTTATAG
- a CDS encoding endoplasmic reticulum mannosyl-oligosaccharide 1,2-alpha-mannosidase translates to MAAPRRRFIRYILLPIAAIFLLYRGFFGPSSAGSDDGPILNQAPPSQTGPIEFVPSGFDWATGFTPFHPRPAEQARLPLASARKPLPRVQHAFEADPPRHDQPVQEARQKAVRDAFKKSWDSYSKNAWTRDELRPLAGGGKDTFGGFGATLVDALDTLWIMGLRQEFVDAAREACRLDFSPTAITRRVGSLNVFETTIRFLGGLISAHDLSGEPALLSKAVELGDMLLAAFDTPTHIPGFWLNFQDAAKGHQSAGSGDPSAAPTSLSLEFTRLAQLTGNDKYYAAIDVVSSMLQKTQKNTLLPGMWPTLLNFQSWETAGAQPHAEFGLGALADSLYEYLPKMHLLLEGSDPKYEAMYRGAMDVVEKHVLFRPMAPPNGSAAEGTIPDILFSGTATVHQDGSVTNNNEGQHLACFTGGMFALGGRLFDNPHHEKIGEQLARGCAWGYARFPTGLLPEMFGTSVCPSIDKQCAWDEGRWIREIQPPWEKPKVNRKGAVNGFDKSKLLPTGFTHARDPRYILRPEAIESLFVLYRITGKDDLRDIAWRMFLDIQTATSTPLGNAAVEDVTATGKAKQIDSMESFWLAETLKYFYLIFSDPELISLDEWVLNTEAHPLKRPTS, encoded by the exons ATGGCAGCGCCTCGGCGACGTTTTATCCGATACATACTGCTCCCCATAGCTGCCATCTTCTTGCTGTACCGAGGGTTCTTCGGGCCATCATCAGCCGGCAGCGACGACGGCCCGATCTTGAATCAAGCTCCCCCTTCCCAGACTGGACCAATTGAGTTTGTTCCTTCTGGCTTCGACTGGGCCACGGGCTTCACGCCCttccacccccgccccgcGGAGCAGGCCCGGCTGCCTCTAGCCTCGGCGAGGAAGCccctcccgcgcgtccaGCACGCGTTCGAGGCCGACCCGCCGCGGCATGACCAGCCCGTCCAGGAGGCGCGGCAAAAGGCCGTCCGCGACGCCTTCAAGAAGAGCTGGGACAGCTATTCGAAAAACGCCTGGACCAGGGACGAGCTGCGGCCGCtggcgggcggcggcaaggacACGTTTGGCGGCTTCGGGGCCACGCTGGTCGACGCGCTCGACACGCTGTGGATCATGGGGCTGAGGCAGGAGTTTGTCGACGCCGCCAGGGAGGCGTGCCGGCTGGACTTTTCCCCGACCGCCATCACCAGGCGCGTCGGCAGCCTCAACGTCTTCGAGACCACCATCCGCTTCCTCGGCGGCTTGATCTCGGCCCACGACCTCAGCGGCGAGCCGGCTCTGCTTAGCAAGGCGGTCGAGCTGGGCGACATGCTGCTGGCTGCCTTTGACACCCCGACCCACATCCCCGGGTTCTGGCTGAATTTTCAGGACGCGGCAAAGGGGCACCAGTCCGCGGGCAGTGGCGACCCGAGCGCGGCGCCCACGTCCTTGTCGCTAGAATTCACCAGGCTGGCTCAGCTCACCGGCAACGACAAGTACTACGCCGCCATCGACGTGGTGTCAAGCATGCTGCAAAAGACGCAGAAAAATACGTTGCTGCCAGGCATGTGGCCGACGCTGCTCAACTTTCAGTCGTGGGAGACGGCGGGCGCCCAGCCGCATGCCGAATTCGGTCTGGGAGCCCTTGCCGACAGTCTCTACGAGTATCTACCCAAGATGCATCTGCTCTTGGAAGGAAGCGATCCCAAGTATGAGGCCATGTACCGAGGCGCCATGGATGTGGTCGAGAAGCACGTCCTGTTCCGACCCATGGCCCCGCCCAACGGCAGCGCCGCCGAAGGCACCATCCCCGACATACTCTTCTCCGGCACCGCCACCGTCCACCAAGACGGCAGCGTGACCAACAACAACGAGGGCCAGCACCTGGCCTGCTTCACCGGCGGCATGTTTGCTCTCGGTGGGCGGCTGTTCGACAATCCCCACCACGAAAAGATTGGAGAACAGCTGGCCCGCGGCTGCGCATGGGGCTACGCGAGATTCCCGACCGGGCTACTGCCAGAGATGTTTGGCACTTCGGTGTGTCCATCCATCGACAAGCAGTGCGCCTGGGACGAGGGGCGGTGGATCAGGGAGATCCAACCGCCGTGGGAGAAGCCCAAGGTCAACAGGAAAGGTGCCGTCAATGGGTTCGACAAGTCGAAACTGCTCCCGACCGGCTTTACTCATGCCCGCGACCCGCGGTACATTCTCCGACCGGAGGCCATCGAGAGCCTCTTTGTGCTGTACCGAATCACGGGCAAGGATGACCTGCGGGACATTGCATGGCGCATGTTCCTGGACATACAGACGGCGACGTCGACGCCGCTTGGAAATGCTGCCGTTGAGGATGTTACCGCGACCGGCAAGGCGAAGCAGATCGATTCTATGGAG AGCTTTTGGCTGGCAGAGACGTTAAAGTACTTCTACCTGATATTCTCCGACCCCGAGTTGATCAGTCTGGACGAGTGGGTGCTTAATACGGAAGCCCACCCTCTTAAACGACCTACCAGTTAG